In Dehalococcoidia bacterium, one genomic interval encodes:
- the frr gene encoding ribosome recycling factor, which translates to MIPETLADADLKMGKCVEALKRDLGGVRTGRATPALVEHLVVDYYDTPTPLKQLASISIPESRLIVIQPWDRTAMQAIEKAILKSDVGMTPSNDGQVIRLSVPPLTEERRKEMVKLMHKRVEEARNGVRNVRTHALDALRKMESQKQFSQDDLKRASDQVQKLHDRHILIMEDLRQTKEAEVMHV; encoded by the coding sequence ATGATACCGGAAACACTGGCGGACGCCGACCTGAAGATGGGGAAATGCGTGGAGGCCCTTAAGCGCGACCTTGGGGGCGTGCGCACGGGCCGGGCCACGCCCGCGCTTGTGGAGCACCTGGTCGTGGACTACTACGACACGCCCACTCCGCTCAAGCAGCTCGCCAGCATCTCTATCCCGGAGTCCCGGCTCATCGTCATACAACCGTGGGACCGCACCGCCATGCAGGCGATTGAGAAGGCCATCCTGAAGTCGGACGTGGGCATGACCCCATCCAACGACGGGCAGGTTATCCGGCTCTCGGTGCCGCCTCTCACGGAGGAGCGGCGCAAAGAGATGGTCAAGCTGATGCACAAACGCGTCGAGGAAGCCCGCAACGGCGTCCGCAACGTGCGGACCCATGCGCTGGATGCGCTGCGCAAAATGGAGTCGCAGAAGCAATTCTCCCAGGACGACCTGAAACGGGCCTCCGATCAAGTCCAGAAGCTCCATGACAGACACATCCTCATAATGGAAGACCTCCGCCAGACGAAAGAGGCAGAGGTCATGCACGTGTAA
- the tsf gene encoding translation elongation factor Ts: MNVTTDAIKTLREETGAGIMDCKKALVDAGGDVNKAREALRLKGLATAAKKAERETRQGLVEAYVHGGGRIGVLVELNCETDFVARTDEFKGLVHDLAMQVAAMNPRYISPTDVPPDDAESVNPAEVCLLAQPFIRDSSRTVQDLVTDVIAKVGENIRVRRFARYQLGE; encoded by the coding sequence TTGAACGTAACCACGGACGCCATCAAGACGCTCCGGGAAGAGACCGGCGCGGGTATCATGGACTGCAAGAAAGCTCTGGTGGACGCGGGCGGAGACGTCAACAAAGCGCGCGAGGCGCTGCGCCTGAAGGGCCTCGCCACCGCGGCCAAGAAGGCCGAACGGGAGACGCGGCAGGGCCTGGTGGAAGCGTACGTGCACGGCGGCGGGCGCATCGGCGTGCTAGTTGAACTCAACTGCGAGACCGACTTCGTGGCCCGGACCGACGAGTTCAAGGGCCTTGTCCACGACCTCGCCATGCAGGTGGCGGCCATGAACCCACGTTATATCAGCCCCACCGATGTCCCTCCTGACGACGCGGAGAGCGTCAACCCTGCCGAAGTCTGCCTGCTCGCCCAGCCCTTCATCCGCGACAGCTCCCGGACAGTCCAGGATCTTGTGACGGACGTGATCGCCAAGGTGGGCGAGAACATCCGCGTGCGCCGGTTCGCCCGCTATCAGCTCGGCGAATAG
- the pyrH gene encoding UMP kinase yields MTPSPQPTYKRALLKLSGEALAGEQAAGIDIEVAEHIARQIQQAVSLGVEIAVVVGGGNIWRGARAEAHGMDRATADYAGMLATVINAMVLQDALEHLGVVTRTQSAITIQAVAEPYIRRRAIRHLEKGRVVIFAAGTGNPYMTTDTAAALRAVEIGADVLLMAKNRVDGVYDADPKLNPKARKFDRLTFMEAINRRLQVMDSTALSLCMENRLPIIVFDLSAPNALQRVLMGETIGTYLYDDAPATGSPAPRRSAGGQT; encoded by the coding sequence TTGACACCATCCCCGCAGCCCACATACAAGCGGGCACTCCTGAAGCTCAGCGGCGAAGCCCTGGCCGGTGAGCAAGCAGCGGGTATTGACATCGAAGTAGCCGAGCACATCGCCCGGCAGATCCAGCAGGCCGTCAGCCTGGGCGTGGAGATAGCCGTGGTGGTGGGCGGCGGCAACATCTGGCGGGGCGCCCGCGCCGAGGCGCATGGAATGGACCGGGCGACGGCGGACTACGCAGGCATGCTGGCGACCGTCATCAACGCCATGGTGCTGCAGGACGCCCTCGAGCACCTGGGCGTCGTCACCCGAACTCAGAGCGCCATAACCATTCAAGCCGTAGCGGAGCCGTACATCCGCCGCAGGGCCATCCGCCACTTGGAGAAGGGGCGCGTGGTCATCTTCGCGGCGGGCACCGGCAACCCGTACATGACGACCGACACGGCAGCGGCGCTGCGCGCCGTTGAGATTGGGGCGGACGTCCTTCTCATGGCCAAGAACCGCGTGGACGGAGTCTACGACGCGGACCCCAAGCTCAACCCCAAGGCGCGGAAGTTCGACCGGCTCACGTTCATGGAGGCCATCAATCGCCGCCTGCAGGTCATGGACAGCACCGCCCTCTCCCTTTGCATGGAGAACCGCCTGCCCATCATCGTATTCGACCTGTCGGCGCCCAACGCGCTGCAACGGGTGCTGATGGGTGAGACCATCGGCACCTATCTTTACGACGATGCCCCGGCCACCGGGTCGCCCGCGCCGAGGCGCTCCGCGGGAGGTCAGACATGA